In Desulfovibrio psychrotolerans, a single window of DNA contains:
- the flgK gene encoding flagellar hook-associated protein FlgK — MGGLTSLLNIGNSALFASQSAIQVTGNNIANVNTTGYSRQAVRFEESITIDSRPGQLGTGVNAVEVFRYFDKFVEEQFNDRNSIYQRWNTQQEVLKSVESLYNESNSQGLNAMMNQFFKDWQELAKRPDDDAVREALLAHTENLVFLMRDIEQNMSRMQTQMDDYIRQEVDQANDLMTRIAELNRQIQVHDVPGSNNANTLLDQRNQLVRLLAEKVDIDVIDNGSGDFTVNTKAGHTLVDGTEVYELRFTGPAAYPSLTSGSTFDGTIAFDGQDEYEYTFEVVSGGTVTSSAGVGAAMLRVSLDGGRTWLKDENGNELHIPARPESEKVRVQGSNIDIYFTDSTQNLAVGDKFTVVPKSHLMWVTPTTQDLNITPQSFFDGTENERRLTGGSISGYFYLRDYNIGRYREKLDGLSEALVWEVNRLHSQGSGSEAHTLLQGTYGVKNTGLALNSPSAGLDYGHKLTEGNMMFYAYNEQTGELASPTSFGPLDFDSVTPGIQNFDPSVHTLEDVRDAFNNTMGTFVTASIVDNKLTLRANSGYTFELGSDSSGLAAALGLNTFFKGNSSSTIAIRDELRQDSKLINAGSVNGGGEANTGDNSIALGIAQLKDKKVSINTASDSSSNQSLQQYYNSLVGLVGADTANAKFNAMFNQTLAKDLNERQNAVAGVNLDEEMSNLIKFQHSYKAAAKLITTADQMMQTVLSLKN, encoded by the coding sequence CACCATTGACAGCCGCCCCGGTCAACTGGGTACCGGGGTCAATGCGGTAGAGGTGTTCCGCTATTTCGACAAGTTCGTGGAAGAACAGTTCAACGACCGCAACTCCATCTACCAGCGCTGGAACACGCAGCAGGAAGTGCTGAAAAGCGTGGAAAGCCTGTACAACGAATCCAACTCACAGGGCCTGAACGCCATGATGAACCAGTTCTTCAAGGACTGGCAGGAACTGGCCAAACGGCCCGATGACGATGCCGTGCGCGAGGCACTGTTGGCGCACACGGAAAATCTGGTCTTCCTCATGCGCGACATTGAACAGAACATGAGCCGCATGCAGACGCAGATGGACGACTACATCCGGCAGGAAGTGGATCAGGCCAACGATCTGATGACCCGTATCGCCGAGCTGAACAGGCAGATACAGGTACACGACGTACCCGGCTCCAACAACGCCAACACCCTGCTGGACCAGCGCAACCAGCTTGTCCGCCTGCTGGCGGAAAAGGTTGATATTGACGTCATAGACAACGGCAGCGGCGATTTTACGGTCAACACCAAGGCGGGCCACACCCTTGTGGACGGCACAGAGGTCTATGAACTGCGCTTCACGGGTCCTGCCGCCTATCCTTCGCTCACTTCCGGCTCCACCTTTGACGGCACCATCGCCTTTGATGGGCAGGACGAATACGAATACACCTTCGAGGTCGTCAGCGGCGGCACGGTCACCAGCAGTGCCGGTGTGGGCGCAGCCATGCTGCGTGTTTCACTGGACGGCGGCCGCACGTGGCTGAAGGACGAAAACGGGAACGAACTGCACATTCCCGCACGTCCGGAATCGGAAAAGGTGCGCGTGCAGGGCTCAAACATCGACATCTATTTCACCGACAGCACGCAGAACCTTGCCGTGGGCGACAAGTTCACCGTGGTGCCCAAAAGCCACCTCATGTGGGTCACGCCCACCACGCAGGACCTGAATATCACACCGCAGTCCTTCTTTGACGGTACGGAAAACGAACGCCGCCTCACCGGCGGTTCCATCTCCGGCTACTTCTACCTGCGCGACTATAACATCGGCCGGTACCGCGAAAAATTAGACGGACTGAGCGAGGCACTGGTCTGGGAAGTAAACCGCCTGCACAGTCAGGGCAGCGGCAGCGAGGCACACACCCTGCTGCAGGGCACGTACGGGGTAAAGAATACCGGCCTTGCGCTTAATTCGCCCAGTGCCGGACTGGACTACGGCCACAAGCTGACCGAAGGCAACATGATGTTCTATGCCTACAACGAACAGACGGGCGAGCTTGCCTCCCCCACCTCGTTCGGGCCGCTGGATTTCGACTCGGTCACCCCCGGCATACAGAATTTCGATCCCAGTGTGCACACGCTGGAAGACGTGCGCGATGCCTTCAACAACACCATGGGCACCTTTGTCACAGCCTCCATCGTGGACAACAAGCTGACCCTGCGGGCCAACAGCGGCTACACCTTCGAACTGGGGTCAGATTCTTCGGGCCTTGCCGCAGCCCTGGGCCTGAACACCTTCTTCAAGGGTAACTCCTCCTCCACCATCGCCATACGCGATGAACTGCGGCAGGACTCCAAGCTCATCAACGCAGGCAGCGTGAACGGCGGCGGAGAGGCAAATACCGGCGACAACAGCATCGCCCTCGGCATTGCCCAGTTAAAGGACAAGAAGGTGTCCATAAACACGGCGTCGGATTCCTCCTCCAACCAGTCGCTCCAGCAATACTACAACTCGCTGGTGGGTCTGGTGGGCGCAGATACGGCCAACGCCAAATTCAACGCCATGTTCAATCAAACGCTGGCCAAGGACCTGAACGAGCGGCAGAACGCCGTCGCCGGGGTAAACCTGGATGAAGAGATGAGCAACCTCATCAAGTTCCAGCATTCGTACAAGGCTGCCGCCAAGCTCATCACCACGGCGGACCAGATGATGCAGACAGTCCTGAGTCTGAAGAACTAA